The Mesoterricola silvestris sequence GCGCTTGGCGGTGCCGTCCACGAGCCCCGGGACCAGGGCCTTGACCAGGGTCCTGGCGGCCGCGGCGGAGCGGAGGGTGAGGCTCAGGGCGGTCTCGTCCCAGGCGATGGGCAGGGGGGTCTGGCCGATGATGTCGCCGTCGTCGGGCTTGGCGGTCATGGTGTGGAGGGTGATGCCCGTGGCGGTCTCCCCCTTCACCAGGACCCAGTTGATGGGGGCCCGGCCCCGGTAGGCCGGAAGGAGGGAGCCGTGGAGGTTGTAGGCCCCCTTCTTGGGCAGGTCCAGGTAGCGCTGGTGGATCATTTCCCGAAAATAGAAGCTGAAGAGGAAATCCGGGGCCATGGCGGCGATGGACCGGTAGACCCGGTCGCTGTTGAAATCCTTTTCCATGTGCACCGCGATGCCGTGCTTCTGGGCCAGGGCGGCGGGGGGGGTGAACCAGGCCTCGTCGGGGCGCTGGGGGTACGTGTAGAGGGCCTGCACGTTGATGCCCGCCTCCAGGAGCCCGGCCAGGGCCTCGTGGCCGACGGAGGAATAGGCGCAGACGATGGCTGTGGTCATGGGGGTGCCTCCGGGGAAGGTCCATCCTAACCTCCGGACCCTTCCTGCCGTATTCTGCACCAGGAGGCTCCGTTCCTGTAGAGTCGATGGCGGAGGGTACGGAATTGATGGACCTGCGTCCTTTGATCGTGGCCGGCCTCCTGGGCGTCGCCGCCCAGGTGTGGGCGGCGCCCGCCCCGGAGGACCCCTTCTTCCTCCCCCCCGACGCCAAGGCCTACATCCTCAAGGCCACGGGCTCGGCGCCCACCACCCAGACCAAGCTCCAGGACCTCCTCCAGGCGCTCTTCCAGAAGCGCAGCGAGGGCGGGCTGGGCCTGGTCTACGACAACACCCGCACCCGCACGGTGGGCGAGGTGTGGACCGAAGGCAAGGCCAACTGCCTGTCCATGACGGCCTTCTTCGTGTCGGCGTGCCGGGCCATCGGGATCCACGAGGAGTACGCGGAGGCCCTGAACACCAACCACTGGCGCAAGGCGGGGGGAATCGTCCGCTTCGAGCGGCACGTGGTGGCCCTGACGCCCGCGCCGCCCCGCAACGACCTCATCGCGGATTTCGTGCCGGAGCTGCGGAAGCGCTACGGCACCTACAAGGTCGTCGTCCTGCCGGAATCCCGGTTCCGGGCCCTGTTCTACAGCAACCGGGCCGTGGAACGCCTCACGGAGGGGGACATGGAAGGCGCCCGGGAGCAGGCGCAGCTTTCCCTGGACGCGGATCCCAAATCGAGCGTCGGCTGGAACATCCTGGGCGTCGTGCTGGCCTCCGGCGCGGACCTGCCCAAGGCCGAGGAGGCCTACCGCCGCGCCATGGAGCTGGACCACCGCGACGGCGCGCCCATCGGGAACATGGAGGCCCTCCTGCGCAACACGGGCCGGGCGGAGGAGGCCCAGCGCTACCGGGTCCTGGGGGAAACGGTGCGGAAGAAGGATCCCTACTTCCACGCCTACCTGGCCGAGGAGGCCCTGGTGGAGGGCGACCTGGGCGAAGCCCAGACCCGGATCCGCTCGGCCCTGAAGATCCTGCCCAAGGACCCGGACTTCCTGCTGCTGGCGGCCCGGGTGCGGCTGGCGACCGGGGACCTGGACGGGGCCATCCGGAGCCTCGAGGACGCCCGGAAGTACGCGGACCCGGCGGAGCAGGAGCGGTACAACAGCAAGATCGAGGGGATCCAGGGGATGAAGGGCGGAAAGGTGGAGCGCTGACGCCCGGCTAGGCCAGGACCCCCCGCCCCGATTTGATCCGCTCCACGATGGTGCTGGAGCTGTGCCCCGGCAGGAACGGGATGAGCACGAGCCTGCCCCCCCGCGCCTCCACCACCTCCCGCCCCACCACGGTCTCGGGCGTGTAGTCCCCCCCCTTGGTGAGGATGTCGGGCTGCAGGGCGGTGATGAGTTCCAGGGGGGTGTCCTCCTCGAAGCGCACCACGGCGTCCACGCTGCGCAGGCCCAGCAGCACCCGGGCCCGGGCCGCCTCGTCCTGCAGGGGCCGGCTGGGGCCCTTGAGCCGGGCCACGGAGGCGTCGGAGTTCAGGCCCACCACCAGGAAGTCCCCCAGGGCCCGGGCGTCCTCCAGGTACTGCACGTGGCCCGGGTGGATCAGGTCAAAGCAACCGTTGGTAAAACAGAGCTTGCCATTCCGGGTGGGGTGGGCCCGGAGGAAGGCCTGGGCGTCGGGGAAGTAGCGGGCGGGTGAAGTCATGGGAATCCTGGAGTAAGCTGGTAGTTCCGGCCGCCGGCCGGTTTCAAGAGGATGCCATGCCGCTGTATGAATACCGCTGCGAAACCTGCGGCGAAAAGGAAGAAAAACTGGAGGGCTTTTCCGCTCCCACCGAGCACGCCTGCGAACACTGCGGGACGGCGGCGGGGATGAAGCGCCAGATCTCCCGCACGGCCTTCAACCTGGCCGGAGGGGGCTGGCACGCCCAGGGCTATTCGGGCCCCGCCCCGGAAAAGAAGGAGGCCGCCCCGGCGCCCTCCTCCGCCCCCAAGGGGGGCTGCGCCGGCGGGTGCGCCTGCCATTCCCCGGCCAAGGACAACTGAAAATCGGGAATGGTGCTGGACATTCCCCTGGATTTCGGTAACATTTCAGATTCCCGGGTCCCTCGGGCCCGTGGAATTTTCGCCCGACGTCATCCCGCATGACCTCTCCGGCGCCGGCGAGCGGCGAACACCTTGCCGCCTGCCCAAAACATAGGAGGATGGTGTGCCAACCATCAATCAGCTGATCCGCCAGGGGCGGAGCACCTTCGAGAACAAGACCAAGAGCCCGGCGCTGGACGCCTGCCCCCAGAAGCGCGGCGTGTGCACCCGGGTCTTCACCACGACGCCCAAGAAGCCGAACTCGGCCCTCCGCAAGGTGGCCCGCGTCCGTCTCACCAACGGCATCGAGTGCACCACCTACATCCCCGGCGTGGGCCACAACCTGCAGGAGCACAGCATCGTGCTCATCCGCGGCGGCCGCGTGAAGGATCTCCCGGGCGTGCGCTATCACGTGGTCCGAGGCACCCTGGATGCCACCGGCGTCGCCGGCCGCAACCAGTCCCGTTCCAAGTACGGCGCCAAGCGCCCCAAGGCGGGTGCCGTCGCCGCCAAGAAGAAGTGAGGTAGACATGAGCCGCCGTTCCAGCCCCGCCAAGCGCGAAATCCTGCCGGATCCCGTCTACAACAGCCTCACCGTCTCCAAGTTCATCAACGTCCTGATGGAGCGCGGCAAGAAGTCCACCGCCGAGCGCATCCTCTACGGGGCGCTGGAGATCGTCGCCAAGAAGTCCGGCGAGGAGGCCCTGGAGGCCTTCCAGAAGGCCCTGAACAACATCAAGCCCTCCGTCGAGGTGAAGTCCCGCCGCGTCGGCGGCGCCACCTACCAGGTGCCCGTGGAGGTTCCCCAGAGCCGCCGCCAGTCCCTGGCCATGCGCTGGCTCAAGACCTATTCCGCCGGCCGCGGCGAGCGCACCATGCGCGACAAGCTCGCCGGCGAGATCCTGGACGCCATGAACTTCCGCGGTTCCTCCGTGAAGAAGAAGGACGACGTCCACAAGATGGCCGAAGCCAACAAGGCCTTCGCCCACTTCCGCTGGTAGGACCAGGACCTTCAAAAACGGGGCCGATCATGACGGATCGGCCCCCGTTTTTGCCCGGTGCAAATGCAACCCTAATCTGATATTTGATTCCTGAACTCTGAAGGAGGCCCCCGTGGCCCGCACGACTCCCCTCGAGCGCTACCGCAACATCGGCATCATGGCTCACATCGATGCCGGCAAGACCACGACGACGGAGCGTATCCTCTACTACACCGGCAAGATCCACAAGATCGGCGAGGTGCATGAGGGCGCGGCCACCACCGACTGGATGGTCCAGGAACAGGAGCGCGGCATCACCATCACGTCCGCCGCCATCACCGCGGCGTGGACGGCCCAGACCGGGTTCCTCAAGGACATCGAGCACCGCATCAACATCATCGACACCCCCGGCCACGTGGACTTCACCGCCGAGGTGGAGCGCAGCCTGCGCGTGCTGGACGGCTCCGTGGCAGTGTTCTGCGCCGTGGGCGGCGTCGAGCCCCAGTCCGAGACCGTGTGGCGCCAGGCCGACAAGTACGGCGTGCCCCGCCTGGGCTTCGTGAACAAGATGGACCGCCCCGGCGCGGACTTCTTCCGCGTCTGCGAGATGATGCGCACCCGCATCAAGGCCCGGCCCATGCCCATCCAGATCCCCATCGGGGCCGAGGAGAACTTCAAGGGCGTCGTGGACCTCGTCCTCATGAAGGCCCTCACCTTCAGCGAAGGCGACAAGGGCTTCGAGGTGGTCTACGGCGAGATCCCCGAGGATCTGGTGGAGACCGCCAACGAGTGGCGCGAGAAGATGATCGAGATGGTCGCCGAGACCGACGACGTCCTGATGGACAAGTACCTCAGCGGCGAGAGCCTCACCGAGGACGAGATCCGCACCGGCA is a genomic window containing:
- a CDS encoding formyltransferase family protein; the encoded protein is MTTAIVCAYSSVGHEALAGLLEAGINVQALYTYPQRPDEAWFTPPAALAQKHGIAVHMEKDFNSDRVYRSIAAMAPDFLFSFYFREMIHQRYLDLPKKGAYNLHGSLLPAYRGRAPINWVLVKGETATGITLHTMTAKPDDGDIIGQTPLPIAWDETALSLTLRSAAAARTLVKALVPGLVDGTAKRIPQKSLGPSTYFGGRSPEDGRLDLTHPLHEAFNLVRAVADPWPNAFLETDRGMVKVAWALPSASTCPQGHFREGREGILLGFRDGALRIHTLRKEGIRSERPSVHAVWLRELGIPEAK
- a CDS encoding tetratricopeptide repeat protein is translated as MDLRPLIVAGLLGVAAQVWAAPAPEDPFFLPPDAKAYILKATGSAPTTQTKLQDLLQALFQKRSEGGLGLVYDNTRTRTVGEVWTEGKANCLSMTAFFVSACRAIGIHEEYAEALNTNHWRKAGGIVRFERHVVALTPAPPRNDLIADFVPELRKRYGTYKVVVLPESRFRALFYSNRAVERLTEGDMEGAREQAQLSLDADPKSSVGWNILGVVLASGADLPKAEEAYRRAMELDHRDGAPIGNMEALLRNTGRAEEAQRYRVLGETVRKKDPYFHAYLAEEALVEGDLGEAQTRIRSALKILPKDPDFLLLAARVRLATGDLDGAIRSLEDARKYADPAEQERYNSKIEGIQGMKGGKVER
- the rfaE2 gene encoding D-glycero-beta-D-manno-heptose 1-phosphate adenylyltransferase; amino-acid sequence: MTSPARYFPDAQAFLRAHPTRNGKLCFTNGCFDLIHPGHVQYLEDARALGDFLVVGLNSDASVARLKGPSRPLQDEAARARVLLGLRSVDAVVRFEEDTPLELITALQPDILTKGGDYTPETVVGREVVEARGGRLVLIPFLPGHSSSTIVERIKSGRGVLA
- a CDS encoding FmdB family zinc ribbon protein is translated as MPLYEYRCETCGEKEEKLEGFSAPTEHACEHCGTAAGMKRQISRTAFNLAGGGWHAQGYSGPAPEKKEAAPAPSSAPKGGCAGGCACHSPAKDN
- the rpsL gene encoding 30S ribosomal protein S12 is translated as MPTINQLIRQGRSTFENKTKSPALDACPQKRGVCTRVFTTTPKKPNSALRKVARVRLTNGIECTTYIPGVGHNLQEHSIVLIRGGRVKDLPGVRYHVVRGTLDATGVAGRNQSRSKYGAKRPKAGAVAAKKK
- the rpsG gene encoding 30S ribosomal protein S7; translated protein: MSRRSSPAKREILPDPVYNSLTVSKFINVLMERGKKSTAERILYGALEIVAKKSGEEALEAFQKALNNIKPSVEVKSRRVGGATYQVPVEVPQSRRQSLAMRWLKTYSAGRGERTMRDKLAGEILDAMNFRGSSVKKKDDVHKMAEANKAFAHFRW